CGCTCCTGGCGGAAGAGCCGCACCGTCGGATACCAGGGCGAATCGCCGCGGTCGAGCAGCCAGCGCCAATCGGCCGAATAGTTCAAGGCCAACCAGGTGGGCGCGGCCAGCGCGCCGGCGAGATGCCCGACCGCGGTGTCGACCGCCACCACCAAGTCGAGATTGGCGATGATGGCCGCCGTGTCCATGAACGGCCCCGATAGCTCGTCCAGCCAACCGCCGAGCGAGACGACGTCGAACGGTGCTGAGTCTGGACTTTGGACTTTGGACTTCGGACTTTGAATTTTCTCCGCTCCGACGCCCTTCTGCAGGCTGATGAGTTGCACGCCTGGCACGCGGGCCAGCGACTCGAAGTGTTCGAGCGCCGCCGAGCGGTGTCGGTCCCAGGGATGCCGAGTGTTCCCCTGCCAGGCAATGCCCACGCGAAAACCCACCAGCGGCGCGAGTTGCCGCCGCCAATGCTCGACCAATTGCGGGTCGGCCGCCAGATAGGGCACGTGGCCGGGAATGTTGTGGGCGCGAGTGCCGAGTATGAGCGGCAGAGCCATCAGTGCGGCTTGCACGTCGAACTTGGGGGGTGTTTCGCCTTGAGCGACGAGCTGGTCAATGCCCGGACAACTCGCCAAGATGGGCAACAGCGGCTTCTGGCAGGCCACGATGACGCGGCCGCCGCAGGCTTTGACGGTCCGCGCATAGCGGACGAAGTGGAGCGTGTCGCCCAGGCCTTGCTCGCTGTAAAGCAGAATCGTGCGGCCCTCCAAGGGCGAGCCGTCCCAGACCGGCTCGCTGTACGACGGCCTCGGCTCGGTGCGCTTGCCGAGCCAGCGCCACTCGAAGGCCGGCCAGCCGCGCTCGAAATCGCCCTGCAAAAGCCACAACAGCGAGCGGTTCCAATGGGCATCGACCAGATCGGGCATGAGCTCGATGGCGCGGGCATAGTGAGCGTGGGCCTCGTCAAAGCGCCGCAGCACCGACACCGCCGCCCCCAGGCTGTTGAACGCTTCGGCGAAATCCGGCTGCAGCTCGACGCCCCGTTGCAGCCGCTCGATGGCGGCCTCCGGCTGGCCGAGGGCGATCAGCGCGACGCCCCAATTGACGTGGGCCTTCGCATAGTCGGGCCGCAGCTCGAGTGCCCGCTGGTAACACACAACCGCTTCGTCGAGCTGCCCACGGTCGCGCAGCACATTGCCCAAGTTCTGGTGTATCTCGGGTACGTCGGGCTTGATCGCCAGGGCGCGGCGATAGCAGGTTTCGGCCTCGTCGTATTTTTGCAGTTCGCTCAAGGTGAAGCCGAGGTTGACGAGGGCCTCTAGATGGTCCGGCCGCAGGGCCAAGCATTGGCGATATGCGGCTTCGGCCTGGCCCCATTTCTCCAACTTGAGCAGGGCGTTGGCCACGTGAAAATGGCCCTCGGGCTCGCGCGGCTCGAGTTCGGCCGCTTGCTGGAAACAGGCCAGCGCTTCGCTCGTGCGTTGCTGCGCCTGGCAGAGGTTGCCCAACACGAACCAGACCCGGGCGTTGCGCGGCTCGCGTTGCAAAATGCGGCGGTAGCCCTCTTCGGCTTGCGCGAACTCGCCCGCTTGATGGGCCTGCCAGGCAGTTTGGAAGGGATCGGCCACGGAAGAAGGGTTCAGGGTTCAGGGTTCGGGGTTCAGGGTTCAGGGTTCAGGGTTCAGGGTTCAGGCGTCAGGTTCTGTAGGGAGCGCCCTCTGTGGCGTTCCGCGAGCAATGAGCCTGCGGGATAGATTTCCAGGTGGCCGCGACCTATTGTACATTCAACGTTCGCGACACGCCGCAACTTTCCCTCATCCCTCATCCCTCATCCCTCCTGAACCCTGAACCCTGAACCCTCCCCGATGCACGTCCTCTTCGTCCATCAAAACTTTCCGGCCCAGTTCGGCCACATCGCGGCCTACCTGGTGCAACAGAAGGGGTTTCGCTGCACGTTCGTTTCGCAACAGCCGCCGGGAAACGATGGCGGCATCGAGCGCGTGCAATATGCCGTTCGCGGCGGCGCGACCCAGCAGACCCATTTCTGCAGCCGTACGTTCGAAAACGCCGTCTGGCACTCCCACGCCGTCTATGAGGCACTTCACGCGCGCGACGACATCAAGCCCGACCTGGTCGTGGGCCACTCAGGCTTCTTGCACACCGTTTTTCTGCGCGAGCTCTACGACTGCCCCATCGTCAACTACTTCGAATACTACTATCACACGCGCGGCACCGACATGGATTATCGGCCCGATTTCCCTTATCCGGCCATCAATCACCTGCGGGCGCGTGCCCGCAACGCCGGGCTGCTGCTCGATCTGGAAGATTGCGACGCCGGCTACAGCCCCACGCGCTGGCAGCGGAGCTTGTTGCCCAACACCTTCCGGTCGAAGGTGCGGGTCATTTTCGACGGCATCGACACCCACCTCTGGCGGCCGCTGACGGGCGTGCCGCGGCGCGTGGGCGATCGGACGATGGCCGACGACGTGCGGATTGTGACCTACGTGTCGCGCGGCATGGAGAGCATCCGGGGATTCGACATCTTTATGAAGACGGCCAAGCTGCTCTGCCAGCGGCGCAACGACGTGATCTTCGTGGTGGTGGGAGAAGACCGCGTTTGCTACGGCGGCGACTTGGAGTTTACCGGCGGGCAGACCTTCAAGCAGTGGGTGCTGGCCCGCGACGAGTACGACCTGTCGCGGTTTATTTTCGCCGGTTTGATGCCCACGCCGGCCCTGGCCCAGCTTTTCGCCGTCAGCGATTTGCACATCTACCTGACGGTGCCCTTCGTGCTTTCCTGGTCGTTGATGGACGCGCTGGCCTGCGGCGCCACCGTGCTCGCCTCCGACACCCCGCCCGTGCGCGAAATGATCCAGCACGGGCAAAACGGCCTGCTCGCCGATTTCTTCGACATCGAGGGTCTGGCCGACGCCGCCGAAGCCGTGCTCGAT
This genomic stretch from Pirellulales bacterium harbors:
- a CDS encoding tetratricopeptide repeat protein codes for the protein MADPFQTAWQAHQAGEFAQAEEGYRRILQREPRNARVWFVLGNLCQAQQRTSEALACFQQAAELEPREPEGHFHVANALLKLEKWGQAEAAYRQCLALRPDHLEALVNLGFTLSELQKYDEAETCYRRALAIKPDVPEIHQNLGNVLRDRGQLDEAVVCYQRALELRPDYAKAHVNWGVALIALGQPEAAIERLQRGVELQPDFAEAFNSLGAAVSVLRRFDEAHAHYARAIELMPDLVDAHWNRSLLWLLQGDFERGWPAFEWRWLGKRTEPRPSYSEPVWDGSPLEGRTILLYSEQGLGDTLHFVRYARTVKACGGRVIVACQKPLLPILASCPGIDQLVAQGETPPKFDVQAALMALPLILGTRAHNIPGHVPYLAADPQLVEHWRRQLAPLVGFRVGIAWQGNTRHPWDRHRSAALEHFESLARVPGVQLISLQKGVGAEKIQSPKSKVQSPDSAPFDVVSLGGWLDELSGPFMDTAAIIANLDLVVAVDTAVGHLAGALAAPTWLALNYSADWRWLLDRGDSPWYPTVRLFRQERPGDWPGVFRQMADELARLVAESPRRPILIEIDRPELAERIARLQRELPLAEPARVHRLAAELTRLRAQAAAIASGALK
- a CDS encoding glycosyltransferase, coding for MHVLFVHQNFPAQFGHIAAYLVQQKGFRCTFVSQQPPGNDGGIERVQYAVRGGATQQTHFCSRTFENAVWHSHAVYEALHARDDIKPDLVVGHSGFLHTVFLRELYDCPIVNYFEYYYHTRGTDMDYRPDFPYPAINHLRARARNAGLLLDLEDCDAGYSPTRWQRSLLPNTFRSKVRVIFDGIDTHLWRPLTGVPRRVGDRTMADDVRIVTYVSRGMESIRGFDIFMKTAKLLCQRRNDVIFVVVGEDRVCYGGDLEFTGGQTFKQWVLARDEYDLSRFIFAGLMPTPALAQLFAVSDLHIYLTVPFVLSWSLMDALACGATVLASDTPPVREMIQHGQNGLLADFFDIEGLADAAEAVLDAPHDYRHLGAAGVNMVRERYSLDVCLPKMLDLYEEATHARRGR